In a single window of the Candidatus Omnitrophota bacterium genome:
- the lipB gene encoding lipoyl(octanoyl) transferase LipB: MRIIDPGLIGYEESVKLQEALLHKRIKGDIGDTLIMLEHGPVVTLGRIDSGEGLVDRRFFSDRRIPVLSTSRGGNITIHMPGQLVLYPVIDLSDKKKDVSFYIDFLEKTVSRALNRFGVPAERTPERRGVWVSGRKIAFTGIGVKRWVTYHGSSVNINNDLEPFRHIYPCGEQDIQVTSAKEFLGQKLDMDEVKRVFREEFRTSMEREYGKGNMQLQWN, from the coding sequence ATGAGAATCATTGATCCTGGATTGATAGGGTACGAAGAATCGGTAAAGCTGCAGGAAGCTCTTTTACATAAGCGCATCAAGGGTGACATCGGAGATACTCTCATTATGCTTGAACATGGACCGGTAGTTACTCTGGGGCGTATTGATTCAGGCGAAGGACTGGTTGACCGTCGTTTTTTCAGTGATAGGCGCATTCCGGTTCTTTCCACCTCCAGAGGTGGCAATATCACCATACACATGCCCGGGCAGCTTGTTCTGTATCCGGTCATTGATCTGAGCGATAAAAAGAAGGATGTCTCGTTTTATATCGATTTTCTTGAGAAGACCGTTTCCCGTGCTTTGAACCGATTCGGGGTCCCCGCTGAAAGGACCCCCGAGAGGCGAGGTGTCTGGGTAAGCGGGCGCAAGATAGCTTTTACCGGCATTGGCGTTAAAAGATGGGTCACTTACCATGGTTCTTCTGTAAATATAAATAACGATTTGGAACCCTTCAGGCATATATACCCATGTGGCGAGCAGGATATACAAGTAACCAGTGCTAAAGAGTTCTTGGGGCAAAAGCTGGACATGGACGAGGTGAAGAGAGTCTTTCGTGAGGAATTCCGAACTAGTATGGAACGAGAATACGGTAAAGGAAATATGCAGTTACAATGGAATTGA
- a CDS encoding 3-isopropylmalate dehydratase, translated as MAHAHRLKIQDDINTDYIISGRYKFKIQDEKELAKHIFEDLEEDFHKKIKSGDFLVAGENFGCGSSREQAPVALKASGLRAIIAKSFARIFYRNAFNVGLCLVECETNYIDDMDELELDLDKNILKNLTKGVNIEINPVPKVMRKLLEMGGVVEYFKKHGSFDEMI; from the coding sequence GTGGCGCATGCGCACAGATTAAAGATACAGGATGATATTAATACAGATTATATAATTTCAGGCAGGTACAAGTTCAAGATACAGGATGAGAAAGAGCTTGCCAAGCATATTTTTGAAGACCTTGAAGAGGACTTTCATAAAAAGATCAAGTCGGGAGATTTTCTGGTTGCCGGTGAAAACTTTGGGTGCGGCTCTTCACGGGAACAGGCACCTGTTGCGCTGAAGGCGAGCGGATTGCGCGCAATTATCGCGAAGAGTTTTGCCAGGATATTCTACAGGAACGCGTTCAACGTAGGATTGTGCCTGGTCGAATGCGAGACCAATTACATAGACGACATGGACGAGCTTGAGCTTGATCTGGATAAGAATATCCTTAAAAATCTGACCAAGGGCGTGAATATAGAGATAAACCCCGTGCCGAAGGTCATGCGTAAACTTCTCGAAATGGGCGGCGTTGTGGAATATTTCAAAAAACACGGCAGTTTTGATGAAATGATCTGA
- a CDS encoding homoaconitate hydratase family protein, giving the protein MRQTIAEKILSEHSGKRARAGDIVIANVDFCFGQDGTSGMIIDSFRKLGVDDIFDKERYCMVIDHSAPSPNIGVSAIHDKIRGFGQEHSVKVFDIGCGVCHQLVPEAGYVTCGDLVLGADSHTCTYGALNILSTGVGSTDLAIALASGKNWFKVPETIKFVLAGELPKGVYSKDVILHLIGDVGADGATYKAVEFYGEVVDALSIDARLTISNMAVEMGAKCGLMRADRKTLDWAKKHSKREPRPVEADDDARYADVKEYDLSQLVPQVAKPHTVDNVCGIDEVLGTPVDEVNIGTCTNGRLEDLEIAAKILKGKKVAQGLKVLITPASRKIYLDALKRGYIEIFINAGAVVNNPGCGVCVGTHQGVLADGEKAFSTANRNFKGRMGNPNAEIYLGSPATAAATAIEGKISDPREHKRRL; this is encoded by the coding sequence ATGAGACAGACCATAGCTGAGAAAATATTATCCGAACATTCCGGGAAAAGGGCAAGGGCCGGGGATATAGTTATAGCCAATGTCGATTTCTGTTTCGGTCAGGACGGAACAAGCGGCATGATCATCGACAGTTTCCGTAAACTCGGAGTGGATGATATTTTTGATAAAGAACGCTATTGCATGGTTATCGATCATTCAGCACCGAGTCCGAATATCGGAGTTTCCGCGATACATGACAAGATCAGGGGGTTCGGTCAAGAACACAGTGTAAAGGTCTTTGATATCGGATGCGGAGTCTGTCACCAGCTCGTACCCGAAGCCGGTTACGTAACATGCGGGGACCTTGTTCTTGGCGCCGATTCACACACATGCACTTATGGTGCGTTGAACATCCTTTCCACAGGTGTGGGATCAACGGACCTTGCTATAGCTCTGGCCAGCGGCAAGAACTGGTTCAAGGTGCCCGAGACGATAAAATTCGTTCTTGCAGGCGAACTGCCCAAAGGAGTATATTCGAAAGATGTTATTTTACATCTTATAGGTGATGTCGGGGCCGATGGCGCGACCTACAAAGCTGTCGAGTTCTATGGAGAAGTCGTTGACGCGCTTAGTATTGACGCGCGTTTGACCATATCCAATATGGCTGTTGAAATGGGCGCTAAATGCGGGCTTATGAGGGCGGACAGAAAGACTTTGGATTGGGCGAAGAAACATTCCAAAAGAGAACCGAGGCCCGTTGAAGCAGACGATGATGCACGGTATGCTGACGTAAAAGAGTATGACCTTTCACAATTGGTTCCACAAGTTGCAAAACCCCATACGGTGGATAACGTCTGCGGTATCGATGAAGTTCTCGGCACTCCGGTGGATGAAGTGAACATCGGAACCTGCACGAACGGACGGCTTGAGGACCTTGAAATAGCCGCAAAGATCCTAAAGGGTAAAAAGGTGGCTCAGGGACTTAAGGTACTGATAACCCCGGCATCCCGCAAGATCTATTTGGATGCACTTAAAAGAGGGTATATCGAGATATTCATAAATGCCGGTGCCGTTGTGAATAACCCCGGATGCGGTGTATGCGTGGGCACCCATCAGGGTGTACTTGCTGACGGTGAAAAAGCCTTCTCGACAGCTAATCGGAATTTTAAGGGTCGCATGGGTAATCCCAACGCGGAGATCTATCTGGGCAGTCCCGCAACCGCCGCAGCAACGGCCATAGAAGGGAAAATCTCTGACCCGCGTGAACATAAAAGACGTTTATAA
- a CDS encoding aminotransferase class I/II-fold pyridoxal phosphate-dependent enzyme — protein MFFSEKVSKVQPSATLSITSKAKAMKAEGEDVIILAAGEPDFDTPDIIKKAAIEAIKQGRTKYTPASGTKSLKEAICRKLNKDNGLKYESGQIVVSNGAKHSLYNALQVLCNPNDEVLIISPYWVSYPEMVKLAGAVPVTVKTRQKNGFKVSADDIAEAVTEKTKALIINSPSNPAGVVYDRDEIEKIADVCVSNDLAIISDEIYEKIIFDGKTHFSIASLSEQVKDRTVLVNGVSKSCSMTGWRIGYMAASKDLVNMVSTLQSHATSNPCSISQAAAECALTEDLDSEMEKNRQTFQDRRDVLVKRLTENPRLKPFVPEGAFYLFCDVSECGLDSLEFAKRLLKEKKVAVIPGGPFGEDGSIRISFATDMDTINKGVDRISEWVDGLAA, from the coding sequence ATGTTTTTTTCAGAAAAAGTGAGCAAAGTACAACCTTCAGCGACTTTAAGCATAACTTCTAAAGCCAAAGCCATGAAGGCCGAAGGTGAAGATGTAATTATACTTGCAGCCGGCGAACCGGACTTTGATACGCCGGATATCATCAAAAAAGCCGCCATTGAGGCCATAAAACAGGGTAGGACAAAATATACGCCAGCGAGCGGGACAAAGAGCCTGAAAGAAGCGATATGCCGTAAGTTGAATAAGGATAATGGTTTAAAATACGAATCCGGACAGATAGTTGTATCGAATGGCGCCAAGCATTCTCTTTATAATGCGCTCCAGGTTTTATGTAATCCGAATGATGAGGTTTTGATCATAAGCCCTTATTGGGTCAGTTATCCTGAGATGGTCAAACTTGCCGGTGCGGTGCCAGTAACGGTCAAAACCAGACAGAAGAACGGTTTCAAGGTATCTGCCGATGATATTGCGGAAGCTGTCACGGAAAAGACAAAAGCCTTGATAATTAACAGCCCCTCGAACCCGGCCGGGGTGGTATATGACAGAGATGAGATTGAAAAGATCGCTGATGTATGTGTATCCAATGATCTGGCAATAATCAGTGATGAGATCTATGAAAAGATCATATTCGACGGAAAAACACATTTTTCCATAGCATCCTTATCAGAACAGGTCAAGGACAGGACGGTTCTTGTCAACGGTGTTTCCAAGAGCTGTTCAATGACCGGATGGAGGATAGGATACATGGCTGCCAGCAAAGATCTGGTCAATATGGTGTCTACCTTGCAGAGCCATGCCACATCTAATCCGTGCTCTATTAGTCAGGCTGCCGCTGAATGCGCTCTCACCGAGGACCTCGATTCCGAGATGGAGAAGAATAGGCAGACTTTTCAGGACCGCCGGGATGTTCTTGTGAAAAGACTTACGGAGAACCCCAGGCTGAAACCATTTGTGCCAGAAGGGGCTTTTTATCTTTTTTGTGATGTATCCGAGTGTGGTTTAGATTCACTGGAATTCGCTAAAAGGCTTCTCAAGGAGAAAAAGGTCGCGGTCATACCGGGCGGTCCGTTCGGTGAAGACGGATCAATAAGGATAAGCTTTGCCACGGATATGGATACGATCAATAAAGGCGTCGACAGGATAAGCGAGTGGGTTGACGGATTGGCGGCGTGA
- the nth gene encoding endonuclease III, producing the protein MDRKKAQKIYRILQKIYPKATTALIHKDPFQLLVATILSAQCTDVRVNMVTKGLFKKYRDPGDFAQADSKALEDQIKSTGFYKNKAKNIIAASKMIIRQFGGRVPQAMEELVQLPGVARKTANIVLFHGFNKNEGIAVDTHVKRLSGRLHLSGHTYPVKIEKDLMELFPRDEWGLLTNLFIAHGRKVCSARKPSCQECALNKLCPSAKDLYPEVFK; encoded by the coding sequence GTGGACAGAAAGAAAGCCCAGAAAATATATAGAATCCTCCAGAAGATCTATCCCAAAGCGACAACCGCGCTTATCCACAAAGATCCTTTCCAGCTTCTTGTTGCCACCATTTTATCCGCGCAATGTACGGATGTCAGGGTCAATATGGTAACAAAAGGTCTGTTTAAAAAATACCGGGATCCAGGTGATTTTGCCCAGGCAGACTCGAAGGCCCTTGAAGATCAAATAAAATCGACCGGTTTTTACAAGAACAAGGCTAAGAATATCATCGCCGCCTCCAAAATGATAATTCGGCAATTCGGCGGACGAGTGCCCCAGGCTATGGAGGAGCTTGTGCAGCTTCCAGGGGTGGCTCGGAAAACCGCGAATATCGTGCTTTTCCACGGATTCAATAAAAATGAAGGAATCGCGGTGGATACCCACGTAAAACGTCTCAGCGGCAGATTGCATCTTTCCGGGCACACCTATCCGGTAAAGATAGAAAAAGACCTAATGGAACTTTTCCCCAGAGATGAATGGGGCTTATTGACCAATCTTTTTATCGCGCACGGACGCAAAGTCTGCTCGGCCAGGAAGCCTTCATGCCAGGAATGTGCCCTCAACAAGTTATGTCCTTCGGCAAAAGATTTATATCCGGAGGTTTTCAAGTAA
- the mutL gene encoding DNA mismatch repair endonuclease MutL: MDKSRINILSEEVVGKISAGEVVERPASVVKELIENSIDAGSDSIEIQVESAGQMLIRVADNGRGMNPEELKMACLPHATSKIRQIPDLDNIRSLGFRGEALASIAAVSQMELTSCCEGSDSGFYVYLESGQLLRSRPAGRSKGTTVEVRNLFYNVPARRKFLNRESTELAEIANVVGRFILSYENIEFRLKQSDRCLLHAGGDLDAAERIRLVLGGDFADHLMGVSCSGEGFSIRGFASLPSCTRRDKRGQLFFVNGRFVRSKLLSDAVFVAYRSMLERGKYPSVVLFTEIDPSSVDVNVHPAKLEIKFDDEKTLKNAVIRSIKNEFDSARKAEEGSPDLSSETDLRSQTVNADSSGGPPEEQSEFSYDFTVNEDESQKKEYILREVNSFRDDRKTPADNIYQVADCYIVRLAREDITITDQHAAHERILYEYLRGTTENSPIETQNLLFPIRMELSARETILMEKVIDNFRDIGFLIEPFGERSFIVQSVPALIKDRDIKTVVEQILNDLFSVDLSKVDPVNELIKLTSCRAAIKAGDKLSREEMHSLVQKLEECELPFTCPHGRPTMTTIGKKDLEKMFRRK, from the coding sequence ATGGATAAAAGCAGGATTAACATTCTTAGCGAAGAAGTGGTCGGTAAGATCTCCGCAGGAGAGGTCGTCGAAAGGCCGGCATCGGTCGTAAAGGAACTCATAGAAAATTCTATCGATGCAGGATCTGACAGTATAGAGATCCAGGTCGAATCCGCTGGCCAGATGCTCATCAGGGTCGCGGATAACGGTCGCGGGATGAATCCCGAAGAGTTGAAGATGGCCTGTCTGCCTCACGCTACAAGTAAAATACGCCAGATCCCTGACTTGGACAACATACGTTCTCTGGGTTTCAGGGGAGAAGCTCTGGCGAGTATTGCGGCGGTCTCACAGATGGAGCTCACAAGTTGCTGCGAGGGCAGCGACAGCGGGTTCTACGTTTACCTTGAAAGCGGCCAGCTGTTGAGGTCGAGGCCCGCGGGTCGTTCCAAAGGTACCACCGTTGAGGTCAGAAACCTTTTTTATAACGTTCCGGCACGGCGGAAGTTCCTGAATAGGGAGTCAACGGAACTGGCCGAGATCGCCAACGTGGTCGGCAGGTTTATTTTATCATATGAGAATATAGAGTTCAGGCTCAAACAATCCGACAGGTGCCTGTTGCATGCGGGGGGTGATCTTGATGCGGCCGAACGGATACGACTTGTTCTTGGCGGTGATTTCGCGGACCATCTTATGGGCGTTTCATGCTCCGGAGAAGGTTTTAGCATTAGGGGCTTCGCCAGTCTTCCATCCTGTACGAGGAGGGATAAGCGTGGACAGCTCTTCTTTGTCAACGGCCGCTTCGTTCGGAGCAAGCTTTTGTCGGATGCCGTATTCGTTGCGTATAGAAGCATGCTTGAAAGAGGGAAATACCCCTCTGTCGTGCTTTTTACGGAGATAGACCCTTCAAGTGTAGATGTTAACGTACATCCTGCGAAACTGGAGATAAAGTTCGATGACGAGAAGACCCTTAAGAACGCCGTGATACGAAGTATAAAAAACGAGTTTGATTCAGCAAGAAAGGCCGAAGAGGGTTCACCGGATCTTTCATCCGAGACAGATCTCCGCTCGCAGACGGTCAATGCAGATTCTTCGGGGGGACCACCGGAGGAGCAGTCGGAATTTTCTTATGATTTTACCGTCAATGAGGATGAGTCACAGAAGAAGGAATACATATTGAGGGAGGTGAACAGTTTCAGGGACGACCGGAAGACGCCCGCTGATAATATTTATCAGGTCGCGGATTGTTATATAGTGCGCCTTGCCAGAGAAGATATAACCATAACCGACCAGCATGCGGCTCACGAGAGAATACTTTATGAGTATTTGCGGGGCACGACTGAAAATTCGCCTATTGAAACGCAAAACCTTTTATTTCCCATCAGGATGGAACTTTCGGCGAGGGAAACCATACTTATGGAAAAGGTAATAGATAATTTTAGGGATATCGGCTTTTTGATAGAACCTTTCGGGGAGAGGTCCTTTATAGTCCAGTCCGTGCCGGCTCTGATCAAGGACCGGGATATCAAAACAGTTGTAGAGCAGATTCTGAACGATCTTTTTTCCGTAGATCTTTCCAAAGTGGACCCTGTTAACGAGTTGATCAAACTTACCTCCTGCAGGGCGGCAATAAAGGCAGGGGACAAGTTGAGCCGGGAAGAAATGCACTCTTTAGTTCAGAAACTGGAGGAATGCGAGCTTCCTTTCACTTGTCCACACGGGCGGCCTACGATGACCACGATCGGGAAAAAGGATCTGGAAAAGATGTTCAGGCGGAAATGA
- the mutS gene encoding DNA mismatch repair protein MutS → MTSEITPMMQQYMDIKAQQEDAILFFRLGDFYEMFYDDALAASKILHITLTSRNAGKGKKAPMCGVPHHAAENYIARLVRHGRKVAICEQAEEPGPGKKLVNRQITKVITPGTFIADSLLEDSVNNYILSLNMSQDGCGLAYADISTGEFRVTELDNKEDLFAELYKISPSECLVPESCAKDRGFRQISDINLGSITINDDWAFDYQIALKHIKDHFLVESLEGFGCEGLPLAVGAAGALIKYLKDTQKSDLKNIDVISTYRSNQFMFLDRNSHRHLELVQNQEDLTTRNTLFDVLDQTKTPMGKRKLKRAILNPLVEVAKINERLQAVLYFHENSNKPKKLRESLNEIYDIERLSNKISLATANARDMVALSASLKHISTIRNELKDAGCARIEKILQGMDELADVTGLIDRSISEEPPANIRDGGIIRTGYNEDVDQLRHLVTHGKDWVAALQQKEIETTGISSLKVGYNKVFGYYIEVTKANLNNVPEHYVRKQTLSNAERFITQELKDQESKIIGAEERIRSLEYEIFSGVRAQVGNQIDRLKKTSENIAELDMLVSFAEVASRGGYTKPKVDNSDRLYVEQGRHPVLENILKDKQFVPNDTLMDDGENRVFIITGSNMAGKSTYIRQVALITIMAQIGSFVPAAKAHIGVIDRIFTRVGASDRLYRGMSTFMVEMLETANILNNATGKSLIILDEIGRGTSTFDGVSIAWAVVEFIHHNLCGAKAMFATHYHELTELAQVMKGVRNCHLAVQQWADEIVFLYKVSEGSCDESFGIHVAKLAGLPTEVIQRARDILDNLQKDSLRGNIRSRFAEVDSGEKQFDFFEQKYAEHPLLEKMRSMDIENMTPIEALRTLHNMKQQVEKDK, encoded by the coding sequence ATGACGTCCGAAATCACACCAATGATGCAGCAATACATGGACATCAAAGCCCAGCAGGAAGACGCGATACTTTTCTTCAGGTTGGGTGATTTCTATGAGATGTTCTATGATGACGCCCTCGCTGCCAGCAAGATACTGCATATCACCCTTACTTCGCGTAATGCCGGCAAGGGCAAGAAAGCGCCGATGTGCGGGGTCCCCCATCATGCCGCTGAGAATTATATCGCAAGACTTGTCAGGCATGGCAGGAAAGTCGCTATTTGCGAACAGGCCGAGGAGCCCGGTCCCGGGAAAAAACTTGTAAACCGCCAGATAACCAAAGTAATCACCCCGGGTACTTTTATAGCCGATTCTCTGCTTGAGGATTCAGTGAATAATTATATTCTCTCGCTCAACATGTCCCAAGATGGCTGTGGCCTGGCCTATGCCGATATTTCGACAGGCGAATTCCGAGTGACGGAACTCGATAATAAGGAGGATCTTTTCGCGGAACTTTACAAGATATCTCCTTCGGAATGTCTCGTTCCGGAAAGTTGCGCCAAAGACAGAGGATTCCGTCAGATAAGCGACATAAACCTCGGTTCGATAACGATTAATGACGATTGGGCGTTCGATTACCAGATAGCACTTAAACACATCAAGGATCATTTTCTTGTGGAGAGCCTTGAGGGGTTCGGGTGCGAGGGATTGCCTCTTGCTGTTGGGGCGGCCGGTGCGCTGATTAAGTACCTGAAGGATACGCAGAAATCAGATCTTAAGAATATAGACGTCATCTCAACCTATCGTTCTAACCAGTTCATGTTCCTGGACCGCAATTCCCACCGCCACCTTGAACTCGTACAGAATCAGGAGGATCTGACCACGCGGAACACTCTGTTCGATGTTCTTGACCAGACTAAGACACCAATGGGCAAAAGAAAACTCAAACGAGCTATTCTTAACCCCCTGGTCGAGGTCGCAAAAATAAACGAAAGGTTACAGGCGGTACTATATTTTCATGAGAACTCCAATAAACCGAAAAAACTGAGGGAAAGCCTCAATGAGATCTATGATATCGAGCGGCTGTCCAACAAGATCAGTCTTGCTACCGCCAATGCGAGGGATATGGTCGCTTTATCAGCGTCTCTTAAACATATCAGCACGATACGGAACGAACTTAAGGACGCGGGTTGCGCGCGCATCGAAAAAATCCTACAGGGAATGGATGAGCTAGCTGACGTTACCGGGCTTATAGACCGTTCGATCAGCGAGGAGCCCCCGGCAAATATCAGAGATGGGGGTATAATCCGAACCGGATATAACGAAGATGTTGACCAGCTCCGTCATCTTGTTACACACGGAAAGGACTGGGTTGCTGCGCTTCAGCAAAAGGAGATAGAAACAACCGGCATCAGTTCGCTGAAGGTGGGGTACAACAAGGTCTTCGGTTATTACATCGAGGTCACCAAGGCCAATCTAAATAATGTTCCTGAACACTATGTGCGTAAACAGACTTTGTCTAACGCGGAAAGATTCATTACCCAGGAGCTTAAGGACCAGGAATCTAAGATCATAGGTGCTGAGGAACGCATCAGATCCCTGGAATACGAGATCTTCTCGGGTGTAAGAGCTCAGGTTGGGAACCAGATCGATCGCCTTAAGAAGACTTCAGAAAATATTGCCGAACTGGATATGCTTGTTTCATTCGCCGAAGTAGCCTCCAGAGGAGGTTACACGAAGCCAAAGGTCGATAACAGCGACCGGTTATACGTGGAACAAGGACGCCACCCTGTACTTGAAAATATCCTAAAAGACAAGCAATTCGTTCCCAACGATACTCTTATGGATGATGGGGAGAACAGGGTATTCATCATTACTGGTTCTAATATGGCGGGTAAATCCACTTATATAAGACAGGTCGCGCTGATCACCATAATGGCACAGATCGGCAGTTTTGTACCGGCCGCTAAAGCTCATATAGGAGTAATAGATCGCATCTTTACGCGTGTGGGCGCTTCTGACAGGCTGTACCGGGGAATGAGCACTTTTATGGTTGAGATGCTGGAGACGGCCAATATTCTCAATAATGCCACAGGCAAGAGTCTTATAATACTTGATGAGATAGGAAGGGGTACCAGTACATTTGACGGGGTCTCTATCGCATGGGCCGTAGTGGAATTCATACACCACAATCTGTGTGGAGCCAAGGCCATGTTCGCCACTCATTATCATGAGCTTACGGAATTGGCCCAGGTCATGAAAGGGGTCAGGAACTGTCATCTCGCGGTACAACAGTGGGCAGATGAGATAGTGTTCCTGTATAAGGTGTCCGAAGGAAGCTGTGACGAAAGTTTTGGGATACATGTTGCAAAGCTCGCGGGACTGCCTACAGAGGTCATCCAAAGGGCAAGGGATATACTTGATAATCTCCAAAAGGATTCTCTGCGGGGGAATATTAGATCGCGATTCGCGGAAGTGGATTCAGGGGAAAAACAGTTTGACTTTTTCGAACAGAAGTATGCCGAACATCCTCTGCTGGAGAAGATGCGCTCTATGGATATCGAGAATATGACTCCTATCGAAGCATTGAGGACATTGCACAACATGAAACAGCAAGTGGAAAAAGATAAATGA
- the rplQ gene encoding 50S ribosomal protein L17 has product MRHRKIKGRLGRRTSWRKATMKSLANDLFTYQRIETTKAKAKALRRFAEPLITLAKKNPESVSARRLAFQKLCDRKVVKSLFDELGPLYKDISGGYTRIMTLGTRKGDGAEMAIIELTKRTISDEKLLGLEKETTKKKPKKKKEAETAGEQPEGKKEKAHAAPDVDIEKKEERAIEDVKKEKAKKEQKKVSKKGGLFKRFRRKSMG; this is encoded by the coding sequence ATGAGACACCGTAAGATTAAAGGAAGATTGGGCAGGCGGACCAGCTGGAGGAAAGCCACTATGAAAAGTCTTGCCAACGATCTTTTTACATACCAGAGGATCGAGACCACAAAGGCAAAAGCGAAAGCGCTGAGAAGATTCGCTGAGCCCCTTATTACGCTGGCGAAGAAAAACCCCGAATCTGTCAGCGCCAGAAGGCTGGCATTCCAGAAGCTGTGTGACAGAAAGGTGGTAAAAAGCCTTTTTGACGAGCTTGGTCCTTTATACAAGGATATTTCCGGAGGGTATACTCGCATAATGACATTGGGGACGCGCAAGGGTGACGGCGCAGAAATGGCCATCATCGAACTTACCAAGAGAACGATATCGGATGAGAAGCTGCTGGGTCTTGAGAAGGAGACAACTAAGAAAAAGCCGAAGAAAAAGAAAGAGGCCGAAACGGCCGGGGAACAGCCCGAGGGTAAAAAAGAAAAGGCTCATGCGGCACCTGATGTTGATATCGAAAAGAAAGAGGAAAGGGCTATCGAAGACGTAAAAAAGGAAAAGGCTAAGAAAGAACAGAAAAAAGTCTCTAAAAAAGGCGGTCTTTTCAAGAGATTCAGGCGCAAGTCCATGGGATGA
- a CDS encoding DNA-directed RNA polymerase subunit alpha, with amino-acid sequence MGMKLKNFELPKNITFEEETYSPNYGKIIAEPFEKGYGITIGNSLRRVLLSSIEGTAVTKVKINGTLHEFGAIEGVFEDVPQIIMNLKNLVLRSHFKTPKPMFLSASKKGKVTAKDIQTDETVEIIDKDHHIATLTEDTKFEIEMQVERGRGYVTSVGNKDDDDAIGVIAIDSLFSPVKRVNIDVENTRVGHITDYDKLILEIWTNGSMEPKDTLLYAANIFQRHLDVFLTIGKLPEEIEEEEEESKEKKDLMKKLNKPISELELSVRSSNCLAEANIRTIGDLVKKKETEMLKYKNFGKKSLNEINQVLSSMGMHLGMEIDEEE; translated from the coding sequence ATGGGGATGAAACTTAAGAACTTTGAACTACCCAAGAACATAACTTTTGAAGAGGAGACATATAGCCCTAACTACGGTAAGATCATTGCTGAACCCTTTGAAAAGGGTTACGGTATTACCATAGGTAATTCTCTTCGCAGAGTACTCCTTTCTTCGATAGAGGGCACGGCTGTTACGAAGGTGAAGATAAACGGTACACTTCACGAGTTCGGCGCGATCGAGGGTGTTTTTGAGGATGTTCCACAGATCATAATGAACTTAAAGAACCTTGTTCTCAGGTCGCATTTCAAGACCCCCAAACCGATGTTCCTGAGCGCCAGTAAGAAAGGCAAGGTCACAGCCAAGGATATTCAGACCGATGAAACGGTCGAGATCATTGATAAGGATCATCATATAGCCACACTTACAGAGGATACAAAGTTTGAGATAGAGATGCAGGTGGAAAGAGGACGCGGTTATGTTACTTCGGTCGGGAACAAGGACGACGATGATGCAATAGGCGTAATAGCCATAGATTCGCTCTTTTCACCGGTGAAAAGGGTCAATATTGATGTTGAGAACACCAGGGTGGGCCATATTACCGATTATGACAAGCTCATTCTCGAGATATGGACCAACGGGAGCATGGAACCCAAGGACACACTTCTTTATGCGGCAAATATTTTCCAGAGACATCTGGACGTATTCCTGACCATAGGGAAACTGCCAGAAGAGATAGAAGAAGAGGAAGAGGAGAGCAAAGAGAAAAAAGATCTGATGAAAAAGCTCAACAAGCCAATTTCCGAGTTGGAACTGTCTGTTAGAAGCTCGAACTGTCTGGCTGAAGCAAACATCAGGACCATTGGAGACCTGGTGAAGAAAAAAGAGACAGAAATGCTTAAATACAAGAATTTCGGCAAGAAATCACTTAACGAGATAAACCAGGTCCTAAGTTCCATGGGGATGCACCTTGGAATGGAGATCGACGAAGAAGAATAA